From the genome of Eucalyptus grandis isolate ANBG69807.140 chromosome 2, ASM1654582v1, whole genome shotgun sequence, one region includes:
- the LOC104434070 gene encoding potassium transporter 6 encodes MDLEPGSHQNDRPKKRESWRTVLTLAYQSLGVVYGDLSISPLYVYKSTFTDSIWHSETNEEIYGVLSFVFWTLTLVPLLKYVFIVLRADDNGEGGTFALYSLLCRHARVNSLPNCQVADEELSEYKRDGASLSPKSRFGRKLKSTLESHGALQKLLLVLALIGACMVIGDGVLTPAISVFSAVSGLELSMSEKHHKYLEVPVACVILIGLFALQHYGTHRVGFLFAPVMTMWLLCISAIGLYNIFSWNPHIYQALSPRYMYIFLKKTRSRGWTSLGGILLCITGSEAMFADLGHFSQLSIKIAFTFMVYPSLILAYMGQAAYLSQHHNIESKYKFGFYVSVPEKLRWPVLAIAISAAVVGSQAIITGTFSIIKQCSALGCFPRVKIVHTSSKIHGQIYIPEINWMLMMLCLAITIGFRDTKHMGNASGLAVITVMLVTTCLMSLVIVLCWHQSVIVAACFVLLFGPIETLFFLASLIKFFQGAWVPIALSSIFLGVMYIWHYGTLKAYEHDLQNKVSIDWMLGLGPTLGIVRVRGIGLIHTELVYGIPAIFSHLVTNLPAFHKVLVFLCIKSVPVPHVRHKERFLVGRIGSREHMIYRCIVRYGYRDVHKDDVEFERDLVCSIAEFIRSQGMGAAAGNGGFLKEDGRMTVVGTCSSHPDGIQMSEDEKDPAELPSSSEQNEINSPPLARARKKVRFIMPESLKMDPAARGELRELTEAREAGVAYIQGHYYVKAKRGSGLFRRLAIDLGYDFLRRNCRAQAHAVNVPHACSIEVGMVCHI; translated from the exons ATGGATTTGGAACCGGGGAGTCATCAGAATGATCGTCCGAAG AAGAGAGAATCGTGGAGGACTGTGCTGACTCTGGCTTATCAAAGCCTCGGAGTCGTGTACGGAGACCTGAGCATTTCGCCATTATACGTGTACAAGAGCACATTCACGGATAGCATTTGGCACTCGGAGACCAACGAGGAGATATACGGCGTCTTGTCCTTCGTCTTCTGGACCCTCACCCTAGTGCCTCTGCTCAAGTACGTTTTCATCGTGCTGAGAGCCGACGATAATGGGGAAGGAGGGACCTTCGCTCTCTACTCGCTGCTGTGCCGACACGCCCGAGTCAACTCTCTACCCAATTGCCAGGTGGCGGACGAGGAGCTCTCCGAGTACAAGAGGGACGGCGCTAGCTTGTCGCCCAAGTCGAGGTTCGGGCGGAAGCTGAAGTCGACCCTCGAGAGCCACGGGGCGTTGCAGAAGTTGCTGCTTGTCCTGGCTCTGATTGGGGCCTGCATGGTGATTGGTGATGGTGTGCTCACCCCGGCTATTTCAG TTTTTTCAGCAGTGTCGGGCCTGGAACTTTCTATGTCTGAGAAACATCATAAAT ACTTAGAAGTGCCGGTTGCCTGTGTCATACTGATTGGATTGTTTGCCCTTCAACATTATGGCACCCACAGAGTTGGCTTCTTGTTTGCACCTGTGATGACAATGTGGCTCCTGTGCATCAGTGCCATCGGTTTGTATAATATATTTAGCTGGAATCCTCATATATATCAGGCACTTTCGCCACGTTATATGTAcatctttttaaagaaaactcgAAGCAGAGGTTGGACTTCCCTGGGTGGAATACTGTTATGCATAACAG GTTCAGAAGCCATGTTTGCTGATCTAGGCCATTTTTCACAACTATCAATCAAG ATTGCCTTCACCTTTATGGTCTATCCATCCCTGATCCTTGCATACATGGGGCAGGCCGCATATCTCTCACAGCATCACAACATTGAAAGtaaatataaatttggattttatgtATCTGTACCAG AGAAGTTAAGGTGGCCGGTGCTGGCCATTGCCATATCTGCTGCCGTGGTGGGAAGCCAAGCCATAATCACTGGAactttttcaattattaaacaGTGCTCTGCTCTGGGTTGCTTCCCCAGAGTTAAAATAGTGCACACATCATCGAAAATCCATGGCCAGATTTACATCCCAGAGATTAACTGGATGTTGATGATGTTGTGCTTAGCAATCACTATTGGGTTCAGAGACACAAAGCACATGGGGAATGCATCAG GTTTGGCAGTTATAACAGTCATGCTGGTTACAACGTGTCTGATGTCTCTCGTCATAGTCCTCTGCTGGCATCAGAGCGTTATTGTCGCAGCTTGTTTTGTACTTCTCTTTGGCCCCATTGAGACGCTTTTCTTCTTGGCTTCCCTCATCAAGTTCTTCCAAGGAGCATGGGTCCCAATTGCCTTATCATCCATCTTTCTCGGGGTGATGTACATCTGGCACTATGGTACACTAAAAGCATATGAGCATGATCTTCAGAACAAGGTCTCCATTGATTGGATGCTCGGGTTGGGCCCCACCCTGGGCATAGTACGTGTACGAGGAATTGGGCTAATCCACACTGAGCTGGTTTACGGGATTCCAGCCATCTTCTCCCACTTGGTCACCAACTTGCCAGCATTCCACAAAGTCCTGGTCTTCCTCTGCATCAAGTCGGTTCCAGTCCCGCACGTTAGGCACAAGGAGAGGTTCCTTGTGGGCCGCATTGGTTCGAGGGAGCACATGATTTATCGGTGCATCGTGCGTTATGGGTATAGAGATGTTCATAAGGATGATGTGGAGTTCGAGAGGGATCTCGTGTGTAGCATCGCGGAGTTCATACGCTCGCAGGGCATGGGTGCCGCTGCCGGGAATGGAGGCTTTCTGAAAGAGGATGGCAGAATGACAGTGGTAGGGACTTGTTCTTCTCATCCCGATGGGATTCAAATGAGCGAGGATGAGAAGGACCCTGCAGAATTGCCATCTTCATCGGAGCAAAATGAGATAAACTCGCCACCGCTGGCCAGGGCGAGGAAGAAAGTGAGGTTCATCATGCCGGAGAGCCTGAAGATGGATCCTGCAGCGAGGGGGGAGTTGCGCGAACTAACAGAAGCCAGGGAAGCAGGAGTAGCGTACATCCAGGGGCATTATTACGTGAAAGCCAAGCGAGGGTCGGGACTATTTAGACGGCTCGCGATTGACCTCGGGTATGACTTCTTGAGGAGGAACTGCAGAGCACAGGCGCACGCGGTCAACGTGCCCCATGCATGTAGCATAGAAGTAGGGATGGTTTGCCATATCTAG